DNA from Osmerus mordax isolate fOsmMor3 chromosome 2, fOsmMor3.pri, whole genome shotgun sequence:
acattttctggaACTTCTTCTGATTTACACCTTTCTTGCGTGTTTAATATTGTTCTTGATTTATGCTATGGTTTATACAGGCAATCAATTTTTTTTGATAGAATAGAAGTGATCTTTCCGTTGTTATGTTGACCTGTCAGCACTCATGTCGCAGTGTACTGAAGGTGATAGTTCCCCTCTCACAGTGCTGCCCATGCCTGCATGGGGGGTTATAACAACCTCCAGTTTCACCTTTAAAATAATTTGTAACAAGCAGGCCTGCAGGTACAGCCAGGTCCATTGAAATTATCCGGTTGTGCTCCTCTTGACAATTCTTAGCAGCCTATCTAAATCCATAATAAATGATCTAACCTATAAGAAATATGCCCCAACCCATATGAGCTAAAATGTGTATCGACAATATAGCCTGGTATTAAACAAGAattttaagaagaaaaaaacgggTGGAACGATAGTGTTCTCTTTTCTCGGCTTTTACACAAAGCCCATTCTCTGGGGAGACCAAGGGACAAGTGTGGATGACACTTTCATAGTGGGCTTCCTCTGTGGGGAACTGCTCTTTTTTTACTGTTCTCATGTCCTGAATCATAGTGTAATAGTCCTCTCACTGCCCCAAGTGATGTGTGGTGCATACGCGGTGCCACTTGCTTTCTGGGTGTTTCAGAGTTGTTGCTTGGTGGCACAGGTCACACAAACAAATTAACATCTGAGGTCAAATTTACGAAGGCTCATAAGCATAAAAATGGGTGATAAAACATGCGTAGGGGTGTTTCTACAGTTTCAGGTTTATGAAAAACCTATTTGTAAGAATCTGCGTACCTCTGCGCATTAGAACCCATGCACACGCTATGTTTTGAGTTTGTTTGATATGGTGACACCGCGTGACTGAAAGGCGAAGAGAAAAAAGTGCATGCATAATAAATAGGCTAACAGTTTACTTGGTGTACAATGGGTGTAAATTGTATAAGAAAGTTATCTTGCTCTGGCCTATTTAGGCAAgcaagcaacacacacataggtcaACAAACATAGACCTACGTATATGCATGTAGCAGCCAGCTATCGCTGTTTAATGCCTTCAATAAATAAATCCGTTTTCACTGCTTCTTCCTGTGATTGTAACAATATTAATGTGTCTGGTGAAATGGCATGCAGTACAGGGAGGTTAATCAAAAATCATTGCACGGTGATTGAAGGATGTTTAATTCTGCTAAGACACGATTACAGAACTTGACTGAGTCTGTCTGTATTAGCTATGGTGTTGATTACCATCGCTAATGGAAATATGCTCTTGGGCTCTGTTCATTGTCATCCTGACACTAAGCTATCACGTGTGAACTCTGAATGCACTTTAGCTGAAATTGGATGTTAGTGCTGGTTTGTCGTGCTGTAAGTGCTTCAGGTCTTAAAATATGTATTCTGGTTTGGGAGTCCCCAATACTGAATGATTATTAGAACGCATTTAAATGTGGACAATTCCTGTCACAATCCCCTAATCAGTTACATGGAGCCGTACCGTATATTCTGCCACAATGTGAACAAGGGTGCCTGAGATAATGGCTAACACCCAGTGGAACTGTTGTGACATTCTGTTACCGGGGGCAACAGCCTGGACCTCGTTGGCTTCCTCCATTGCCTTTGCTGCTTGTAAGTCTTCTAACACGTCTTCAATCATTTGCATCCAGACTATTGTTCCCACCAGTTTGTTGCTTTACATCTTGCTTCTGTTCAGATGTCTCCTCCCACGCTATTGTGCTCTTCCTATCCTCCTATCCATGTGGCTGTTGTAGAGGTTGAACTACCTCGGGGTGGTCAAGGCCCGAGGGCGTGCCTGCGTATAGCCATAGACCACCCAGGGGTCGCGTCAGAGCAGATGGAGGTGCAGGATGTAACTGTCCTTCAGTGTCTCCACTGAAGAGAGGGTTGCAGCTGTGCTATTTTATGATGCAACTGATTTTCTTTCCTAGTCTTCCTCTTTGACTCTCTGGACCAGCTTACCCTCCCTTTAAAATCACTCATGCTCTATTAAGAAAAACATGGCTTTGGTATGATGAGGCATCTCCTTAATGAAGCTCCCTGTCCCCTGACTTGACTGTTCTGAATAATAGATTGGAAGCAAGAAGCCAGGAGGAGTTTGTTGGTGTGTGAAGACGGAGAGCTGAGTTCTAGTGGCCCACATCCTGCCTCAGAGATGGGACCAGACAAATGGGGCAGGTTAGGATCTGTCTGCTCGGCTCACTGACCTCACCTCTGGCATGTAGCTTTAGAGTGTAGATGTGGACTGGGTGTAAACAAGAGCCTGCTGTGTAAATTACAACTTTGCTTTGCTTAATATTCCTAGTATAATAAATATTGACTTGTAGACTGCAAAAATTTGCTCAGAGATCAAAACCATTACTACTGCAAGAAGCGACTTGTATAGTCTACTATGCTATGTCTTGGTCATCTATAAAGTATTTAAGAACAGACTTGAAGAGACAAGTCCAAGAATGTTCCCCTCTTGTTTTCCCCCAAAGTTTGGTGTGTGAGCGGACTCTTGCCAAGCATCATTTCAGCAAGCCAGTGAAGTTAGTATTAGAAACAACATCAAGAAGTCCAAATGTCTGAAAATCTGTCAGACGTGAATTCATAAAGCCTAACAGCCAAAATATTTACTGTGAGTCATTTGTCATTCTGTTTGTGTCTTTCTCCCAACCATGTGCGTCTTCAAAGTGAGCTTTTTAATAGCTCTTTTAGTGCaatacccccctcccacaaGGACGAAATCTAGATGATCTGTGTCAAAGGAAATGAATATGTAAATGAgttcaaaatatatattttcacacacacacacacacacacacagcagtttcTCTGATACCACCCTGATGGGTTAGATTTCTGTTGATCTCAAAGTACAGAGAAACGAAGTAGTGAAAACCATAAGCTTCAAAGTTGAAACCCTTGGAGACTGTGGACTTGATATTACAAGGGCAGTATAAGGAACTAAGGACACCGAGGCGAGAGTAGAAAGAATATACAGTGGAATATTGCTGCTGTGTGAATAATGTATTGATCATTTACAGGgcaacatacagtataatatGGTATACAGTACAACATTTCATTCAAGGTGCTACACCAAGGAGGGACATTGTACATCTATTTTCAGCAGTGCCTAGGGTCTTCCATGAATGTTCAATGACAAGTTGTGGCATTCCAATTAAAATGATAATGCTCACCCAATGAGTGTGATATTGAATGTCTTATGCACCTACTGTGGGTGTGAGGGGATTAGCTGTGAACCCGCCCACCCTGTTCCTCCCCTTGTCATGGGCCATAAATGTTTGGTTGGATGAAGTGTTTGCTTCTTGTAATGTTGACACTGTATGTACTGAAGATTTTGTAAATATCTTGAGGCGGATGACATCTCAGTCACTTACATTCTCTCAGTTTTGTAATCCATTATCTCTTTAATTATATTAGGGAACTGGTTACCAGCCTAAATCCTTTTTGGTCAATTATTTCTTTATCAGAGGGCATCAGGCTTGTTTAATGAGATTGCCGAGTGCAAGTAAAAGCTAATTAGAAAAAATAAGCCTCAAGCTAATGCAGGCTTTACTTTTTTCCTCCAGATGCTATGGAAATCTGTTGACAATTGACTGTGCCACTGGCTCAAGGGAAACCAGAGTACATACGTGGGGTGTGCAGGGAAGTACCTCAAAATGGCCGCCCATCGAATCCGAGCAACCAACCACAACAATATAGCCCTCCCACGCTGCAGGTCGGAGGGGACACTCATAGACCTCAGCGACGGAGTGAATGAAGCCAGTCTTACTGATGTCAAAGGTTATTCTCTTAACTACACACTTGACTAGTACATTTTAAATGaattatattacattacattaaaaaaaaatcacaaccATTATAGCCTTGAATTTCTATACATTGATTTGTTTTAcactttctttttgtcttttattTTGTAGTGCCTTCTCCCAGTGCCTTAAGACTGAATGCCACCGCCTCCTTCGGCACAGCAAGGGAAGTTGTTGCCATTAAGGATTACTGTCCCTCCAGCTTCACCACTCTGAAGTTTTCCAAGGGAGACCGTCTCTTTGTGCTGGACACATCGGGTGGAGAGTGGTGGTATGCCCACAATAAAACAGAGATGGGTTACATCCCAGCAGCCTATGTCCAGCCAATAAACTACAGGGACTCTTCCTTCAGTGACAGTGGAATGATCGATAGCTTAGGAGATAGCAGCGAGGAAGCAGCCAAGGAAATGGACCTCCTTGGCGAGTGGACGGGTGTGTTCTTGAAACCAACGGCCTTACAAAATGGAAATCCCTTTGCAGCCACCCGGACCTCCACCAACCCCTTCCTCAATGGGACCCTTCAGGGTTCTCTGGATCAGAACAGTAACGAGAAACCGGTTGACCTTCTCTTTTTCGATACCATGGCACCCTCCATGCCAAACTCTACCAGCAGCACTATTAACATCAACGGCTTTGGCAGTGGGATCTTTGATTTAAATCCCATCAGCACCAACCTTGGGGGTGGTCAGACATTACGCAGAGACAACCCTTTTTTCAGGAGCAAAAGATCATACAGTCTCTCTGAGCTTTCCATCCTGCAGGCTCAGTCCGATGGCCCTCAGGTGTCTTCAAGTTTCTTCGGGGGTCTTAAAGCTCCGGTGCCAGAAGAGTTCAAGAGCAGAGAAGACTTCCGAGAAGCCTGGTTGAACCACCGCAAGCTGGCCAGGTCCTGCCACGATCTAGACTCCCTAGGTCAGAACCCTGGCTGGGGACAAACACAGCCGGTGGAGACAAACATAGTGTGTCGTTTAGACAATTCGGGAGGGGCAGTTCAACTCCCTGACACCAGCATCAGCATCCACATACCTGAGGGTCACGTCATCCCAGGAGATACCCAGCAGATCTCCATGAAGGCTCTACTGGACCCTCCCTTGGAGCTCAACAATGACCGTTGCACCACTGTCAGCCCTGTGGTGGAGATCAAACTGAGCAACATGGAAACCAAAACCACTGTTACCCTTGAGATGAAAGTTTCAGTTGTGGTGAAAGTTGAAAGTAGACAAAACACTGAGATCATGTGTGTCCGGAGTGACTGCAAAGAGGGCCCCTACATGCCAATATCTCAAGCGTACTTGTTCGGTGACACCGTCCAGGTCTGTCTGGATAACCTTGAGCcatgcatgtatgtgtctgttgtTGTTCAGTCTAAGATGTTATCGCCTGAAAGCACAGTTTGGGAACATGTGTTGAAGAAGGTCACTCTCGGTGTCTATGGGCCAAAGCACATTCATCCCTCCTTCAAGACTGTTGTGGCCTTCTTTGGCCATGACTGTGCACCAAAGACGTTGTTGGTCAGTGATGTGGGAAAGCAAGCACAGTGTACACCACCTGTTGCTCTCCAGCTCTGGGGTAAACATCAGTTTGTCCTGTCCAGACCTCAAGACCTTCGGTTTGGAGTTTACTCCAACATGGCCAACTATGAGGTTAAGGCCAGTGAACAGGCAAGAGTAGTCAGGGGTTTCCAGGTGAAACTAGGCAAGGTTAGCCGGCTTGTCTACCTTATATCCTCTCGGAGTACTGATGATGTCTCCGATTTCACCTTGAGGGTTCAGGTCAAAGACGACCATGACTGTATTCTTGCCCAGTTCTGTGTTCAAACGCCAACACCTCCGCCCAAAACTGGTCCACGAACCTCAGCACAGAGGCGCTTCCTGAAGAAGAAGGAAGTAGGTAAGATTGTCTTGTCTCCACTGGCCATCACAACCAACTATCCAGTGTTCCAGGACCGCAGAATCAACAACCTGAAGTTTGGGAAACTGATCAAAACCGTCATCCGCCAGACAAAAAACCAATACCTACTGGAGTACAAAAAGGGGGACTTTGTTGCCCTGTTGAGTGAGGAAAAAATAAAGCTGAAGGGCCAGTTGTGGACTAAGGAATGGTACGTTGGATACTATCAGGGTAGGATGGGGTTTGTCCATGCAAAGAACGTTCTGGTGGTGGGGAAAGTGAAGCCCATTTACTTCAGTGGAGCTGAATTGACAACCACACTTCTACTGGAACAGATCCTGAAACCTTGCAAGTTCCTCACCTATATCTATGCCTCTGTGAGGACGATACTGATGGAGAACATAGGCAGCTGGCGGGCGTTTGCCGATGCCCTGGGTTACGTCAACTTACCATTGACACACTTCTGCCGCGCCGAGCTGGACAGTGAACCTGAAAGGGTGGCGTCTGTGCTCGAGAAACTGAAGGAAGACTGCAACAACGCAGAAGGCAAGGAGAGGAAGTCCTTCCAGAAGGAACTCCTGACTGTAAGTTTTCAACTTGCACCCTGGCACTCTGTTCCTTCTTCGTTGTACTGACTAAGCGCTTTCTCTCATCTATTGGGCAGTTAAAACAAATATAGAAGCAAATATTTACACACTGTTGTCTCTATTTGAGCTTTTGTTTCTGTTTCCTTGTGTTTTGTCCTGCATGCTCGGTTTGTCTCTGTTAGCCTTGTGGGTCCACATTTGTGTCTCCGTCTAGCctgtatttcttttttcttttattttttctcaCCCTGATTGTAGCTTCAGCCCTTTATCACCATACAGCTGCTTGAGGCTATGGTCCAACGGGCTAATTCTGTTGAGAGTGCAGTCAATAAGTGCTGTGTGGGCACCAGAGTCTTAATGAGGACCAGGGAGTTGTGGAGAGCAGCAGAATATTTTGGCAGGGtccaacccccaccctccaccctgtaAATCACATTGAGTAAGAGATGTGTGCTGCTGCATTTGTAAATTCAACCAATATCTCAGTATAACCTTGGTGAGGCTCAGTCTCCATATTAGCCATTGTTTTATGAATCAAAACCTACACCGACTATCAAACTGTTCCCTGGCCAAGATCCCTGCATACATCATTCGTTTTCTTTGGTATATTTGTTATTCACACAGATATAGTGGGAAAGCTCATTGTCATAAATCCAAACTGAGAACATTCATCCACATTTACAAGGAAATTTGTCTTTCGAAAACTTTCGGAAATGTTAAAACTTTGTCTTTCGTGTGTATGTTGACATTGAGGCCAACACATACAATTATACTCCATATCGCCTCCGGCAAATAAACTGCAAGTCCCATTGTGAATTGTTTCCAAGCAAATATTAAACCGTCTACCCTCACGGAGACTCTCCCTCTTTGAATGGGTTACCTTTCAAGGTGTAGAAGGGAAGGTGTAGACATGCAGCTGAATTTAAATTGCAAGTGTTGTCGTTTTTTAGGTCCATATCGTTCCAAGGTGA
Protein-coding regions in this window:
- the LOC136962141 gene encoding SH3 domain-binding protein 4 isoform X2, with protein sequence MAAHRIRATNHNNIALPRCRSEGTLIDLSDGVNEASLTDVKVPSPSALRLNATASFGTAREVVAIKDYCPSSFTTLKFSKGDRLFVLDTSGGEWWYAHNKTEMGYIPAAYVQPINYRDSSFSDSGMIDSLGDSSEEAAKEMDLLGEWTGVFLKPTALQNGNPFAATRTSTNPFLNGTLQGSLDQNSNEKPVDLLFFDTMAPSMPNSTSSTININGFGSGIFDLNPISTNLGGGQTLRRDNPFFRSKRSYSLSELSILQAQSDGPQVSSSFFGGLKAPVPEEFKSREDFREAWLNHRKLARSCHDLDSLGQNPGWGQTQPVETNIVCRLDNSGGAVQLPDTSISIHIPEGHVIPGDTQQISMKALLDPPLELNNDRCTTVSPVVEIKLSNMETKTTVTLEMKVSVVVKVESRQNTEIMCVRSDCKEGPYMPISQAYLFGDTVQVCLDNLEPCMYVSVVVQSKMLSPESTVWEHVLKKVTLGVYGPKHIHPSFKTVVAFFGHDCAPKTLLVSDVGKQAQCTPPVALQLWGKHQFVLSRPQDLRFGVYSNMANYEVKASEQARVVRGFQVKLGKVSRLVYLISSRSTDDVSDFTLRVQVKDDHDCILAQFCVQTPTPPPKTGPRTSAQRRFLKKKEVGKIVLSPLAITTNYPVFQDRRINNLKFGKLIKTVIRQTKNQYLLEYKKGDFVALLSEEKIKLKGQLWTKEWYVGYYQGRMGFVHAKNVLVVGKVKPIYFSGAELTTTLLLEQILKPCKFLTYIYASVRTILMENIGSWRAFADALGYVNLPLTHFCRAELDSEPERVASVLEKLKEDCNNAEGKERKSFQKELLTALLKLDCQGLVARLVMDFVLLTTAVELAGRWRELAERLAKVSRLQMDAYEAPHRDRNGVVDVEEAWFSLQCMNKESDI
- the LOC136962141 gene encoding SH3 domain-binding protein 4 isoform X1: MAAHRIRATNHNNIALPRCRSEGTLIDLSDGVNEASLTDVKVPSPSALRLNATASFGTAREVVAIKDYCPSSFTTLKFSKGDRLFVLDTSGGEWWYAHNKTEMGYIPAAYVQPINYRDSSFSDSGMIDSLGDSSEEAAKEMDLLGEWTGVFLKPTALQNGNPFAATRTSTNPFLNGTLQGSLDQNSNEKPVDLLFFDTMAPSMPNSTSSTININGFGSGIFDLNPISTNLGGGQTLRRDNPFFRSKRSYSLSELSILQAQSDGPQVSSSFFGGLKAPVPEEFKSREDFREAWLNHRKLARSCHDLDSLGQNPGWGQTQPVETNIVCRLDNSGGAVQLPDTSISIHIPEGHVIPGDTQQISMKALLDPPLELNNDRCTTVSPVVEIKLSNMETKTTVTLEMKVSVVVKVESRQNTEIMCVRSDCKEGPYMPISQAYLFGDTVQVCLDNLEPCMYVSVVVQSKMLSPESTVWEHVLKKVTLGVYGPKHIHPSFKTVVAFFGHDCAPKTLLVSDVGKQAQCTPPVALQLWGKHQFVLSRPQDLRFGVYSNMANYEVKASEQARVVRGFQVKLGKVSRLVYLISSRSTDDVSDFTLRVQVKDDHDCILAQFCVQTPTPPPKTGPRTSAQRRFLKKKEVGKIVLSPLAITTNYPVFQDRRINNLKFGKLIKTVIRQTKNQYLLEYKKGDFVALLSEEKIKLKGQLWTKEWYVGYYQGRMGFVHAKNVLVVGKVKPIYFSGAELTTTLLLEQILKPCKFLTYIYASVRTILMENIGSWRAFADALGYVNLPLTHFCRAELDSEPERVASVLEKLKEDCNNAEGKERKSFQKELLTALLKLDCQGLVARLVMDFVLLTTAVELAGRWRELAERLAKVSRLQMDAYEAPHRDRNGVVDVEAMWKPAYDFLVTWAAQIGDSYRDVIQELHLGLDKMKNPITRRWKHLTGTLILVNSLDALRSSAFSPISQDDCAI